Proteins encoded in a region of the Puniceibacterium sp. IMCC21224 genome:
- the tilS gene encoding tRNA lysidine(34) synthetase TilS, whose product MTGATSLDHRFSEAMGSLLGPDFPTDIGLAVSGGGDSMAMLTLAHNWSRVWGVRLWVVTVDHGLRPEAASEAAMVAAECGELGWPHATLRWHWDGQGNVQDAARRARLNLIDRWRNGIAHVLMAHTRDDLAETFLMRLGRGSGVDGLSAMQARRFVGSEPGSGVELLPEDVTQTHMPPDGAYPAERAENRNGFQVIRPCLDMRRAELRHYLTTLKGRWVEDPSNDDRGYDRVRMRQLLQNLDAEGLGAEVLSATATRLARARPALRARAAQVWTEIGTSVCAGNTPLGDLQLDRDGLAKVEADTRLRLLAAALQYISTNSYRPRVEALEALLDKVQSGGAGTLHGCEIRANGAAIRVTREPRAVAAQRAVVGDGTLWDRRWKFFHNDFIGLTIRSLGEDGWGQCQEHNSNTPAFRYARALPSVWDGDRLVACDAMAVGPGQTTTLWPMGRQNEGFHAFLLSH is encoded by the coding sequence GTGACGGGGGCAACGTCGCTCGATCACCGATTTTCCGAGGCGATGGGATCCCTGTTAGGCCCCGACTTTCCCACAGATATTGGACTGGCGGTTTCCGGAGGCGGCGACAGCATGGCGATGCTGACATTGGCGCATAATTGGAGTCGCGTCTGGGGAGTCCGGCTGTGGGTGGTTACGGTGGACCACGGCTTGCGCCCCGAAGCCGCGTCCGAGGCGGCGATGGTCGCGGCTGAATGCGGTGAACTGGGTTGGCCGCACGCCACGCTGCGCTGGCACTGGGATGGGCAGGGGAACGTGCAGGACGCTGCCCGCCGCGCGCGGCTGAATCTGATTGATCGCTGGCGGAACGGGATCGCACATGTGCTGATGGCCCACACACGGGACGACCTGGCCGAAACCTTCTTGATGCGGCTTGGCCGCGGGTCAGGTGTGGATGGGTTGTCGGCGATGCAGGCGCGGCGATTTGTGGGTTCGGAACCCGGATCGGGTGTGGAACTTTTGCCTGAGGATGTCACCCAGACGCACATGCCACCCGACGGGGCATATCCAGCCGAGCGAGCCGAAAATCGTAACGGGTTCCAGGTGATCCGCCCCTGTCTGGACATGCGTCGCGCTGAATTGCGACACTATCTCACAACGCTCAAAGGGCGCTGGGTCGAGGATCCGTCGAACGACGACCGGGGTTATGACCGTGTGCGAATGCGACAGTTGTTGCAGAATCTCGACGCCGAAGGTCTGGGTGCCGAGGTTTTATCGGCCACCGCGACACGGCTGGCACGTGCGCGCCCGGCGTTGCGGGCCCGCGCCGCACAGGTTTGGACCGAGATTGGCACATCGGTCTGTGCTGGGAATACGCCGCTGGGGGATTTGCAGCTGGATCGCGATGGCTTGGCCAAGGTCGAGGCGGATACTCGCCTGCGCCTGTTGGCTGCGGCGCTTCAGTATATCTCGACCAACTCTTATCGTCCCAGAGTAGAGGCGCTTGAGGCTCTGTTGGACAAGGTTCAGTCGGGTGGTGCCGGAACCCTGCATGGCTGCGAAATCCGCGCGAACGGCGCGGCAATCCGGGTGACGCGCGAGCCTCGCGCCGTGGCCGCGCAGCGCGCTGTAGTGGGGGATGGCACGCTCTGGGACAGGCGCTGGAAGTTTTTTCACAATGATTTTATAGGATTGACTATCCGGTCCCTCGGCGAAGACGGCTGGGGCCAATGCCAAGAGCACAACAGCAATACCCCCGCGTTCCGCTATGCGCGTGCGTTGCCCTCGGTGTGGGATGGTGATCGACTGGTCGCCTGCGACGCGATGGCGGTCGGGCCGGGTCAGACCACAACGCTCTGGCCGATGGGGCGACAGAATGAAGGGTTTCACGCTTTCCTTCTTTCGCATTGA